Proteins encoded in a region of the Nocardia asteroides genome:
- a CDS encoding DNA-binding protein — protein sequence MDQALATPAEVAKFLRTTTARLANDRYRGVGVPYVKYGRTVIYKWQDVYDWLEANTSSTAPGAA from the coding sequence ATGGATCAGGCCCTGGCTACGCCAGCCGAAGTGGCGAAGTTCCTTCGCACGACCACGGCGCGGCTGGCCAATGACAGGTATCGCGGCGTCGGAGTCCCTTACGTCAAGTACGGGCGGACCGTCATCTACAAGTGGCAGGACGTCTACGACTGGCTTGAGGCGAACACGTCCAGCACGGCGCCCGGAGCTGCCTAG
- a CDS encoding DUF6011 domain-containing protein — MTQGATGSVAPSGVPETELYQDKADAAVLAAARERGFRLAVRCQRCGQWVVAAESVAWHLGPVCRRKLAIDKEAAA, encoded by the coding sequence ATGACCCAGGGCGCGACCGGATCGGTCGCGCCTTCGGGCGTTCCCGAAACGGAGTTGTACCAGGACAAGGCTGACGCGGCAGTTCTCGCCGCTGCGCGTGAGCGTGGATTCCGGCTCGCGGTCCGCTGCCAGCGCTGCGGGCAATGGGTTGTTGCCGCGGAGTCTGTTGCGTGGCATTTGGGTCCGGTTTGCCGTCGCAAGCTCGCGATCGACAAGGAGGCTGCCGCATGA
- a CDS encoding AAA family ATPase codes for MTDAYSRLVAALRDHGCIVDDKGDHGAASTPGHSHQDRGTTFRKTEDGVVVYCHNGDVDRVLADLGLSKPELFDSPRPRYQYPDGRIVERRYRDGRKTFHQSGNKVGTALFGSDRLPENRGVPVLVVEGEKDVIAAQSVDAFAVSQAQGASTPPDKADWSPLRGRPVLVVADKDGPGRERAEKVAAHLAGIAARVTVTQAKNGNDLADHIAAGHDVGDLVVLAEVRPPRRLVVTRGSEVKTKRVRWVDQDWMPEGSLVLLAGREGLGKSTIACEKCARVTRGELEGEWFGQPRNVLYLHTEDAREFTVAPRLRAAGADMDRVLFVDVQTEHSDTGTLILPADVGALEDLVVEHEVSLIVLDAATSAMSSELSGKDDRQVRQFLEPLAQLAARRGCVVLGLCHFGKRDGSDTGKLILGSIAWSQVARSVLSVAKDEESGNLIVTNTKANLAPRVRSMEAVIESATIPTEDGTADVGVLRWLGESERDARELLAGDEAPDAEERTAAEAWLEDYLTQHGQTAAKIVKAEARKQGLSDATIKRAAKSIGVAYEITGFPRTSVWRLQSAQSDQGTHTREPNEPTEPTGRDQHKHSEPTERKLQSAHAPVNEPTGEPTESAPPVRTPGRMVGQWLGSGEPVATVTPLTLARHTEHQHRTRVRKRTRGGRPIESGGTGEPA; via the coding sequence ATGACCGATGCCTACAGTCGTCTCGTCGCCGCGCTGCGCGACCACGGTTGCATCGTCGACGACAAGGGCGATCATGGCGCAGCATCCACGCCGGGACACAGTCACCAAGACCGCGGTACGACGTTCCGCAAGACCGAGGACGGTGTTGTCGTCTACTGCCACAACGGCGACGTCGACAGGGTTCTTGCCGACCTTGGCCTGAGCAAGCCCGAGCTGTTCGATTCCCCGCGGCCGCGCTACCAGTACCCGGACGGCCGGATCGTGGAGCGCCGATACCGCGACGGTCGCAAGACGTTCCATCAGTCCGGGAACAAGGTCGGTACCGCGTTGTTCGGGTCCGATCGTCTGCCGGAGAACCGTGGTGTGCCGGTGCTGGTCGTCGAAGGCGAGAAGGACGTGATCGCCGCCCAGTCGGTCGACGCGTTCGCAGTCAGCCAAGCCCAGGGCGCGAGCACACCGCCGGACAAAGCGGATTGGTCCCCGCTGCGCGGCCGCCCGGTGCTCGTCGTCGCCGACAAGGACGGCCCAGGGCGTGAGCGCGCCGAGAAGGTAGCCGCACATTTGGCAGGCATCGCCGCCCGGGTGACGGTGACCCAGGCGAAGAACGGCAACGATCTGGCCGACCATATCGCCGCCGGTCACGATGTGGGAGACCTGGTCGTGCTGGCAGAGGTTCGACCGCCGCGGCGGTTGGTTGTAACCCGCGGCTCGGAGGTGAAAACCAAGCGAGTGCGGTGGGTCGACCAGGATTGGATGCCGGAGGGCTCGCTCGTACTGCTGGCTGGTCGCGAGGGCCTGGGCAAGTCCACCATCGCGTGCGAGAAGTGCGCTCGGGTGACGCGCGGCGAACTTGAGGGGGAATGGTTCGGGCAACCGCGCAATGTGCTGTACCTGCACACCGAGGATGCCCGAGAGTTCACCGTCGCGCCGCGGCTGCGTGCCGCGGGTGCCGATATGGATCGCGTGTTGTTCGTGGACGTGCAGACCGAGCACAGCGATACCGGGACGCTGATTCTGCCTGCCGATGTCGGCGCGCTCGAGGATCTGGTGGTGGAGCATGAGGTGTCGCTCATCGTGCTCGACGCCGCGACATCGGCCATGTCCTCGGAGCTGTCGGGCAAGGACGATCGGCAGGTGCGCCAGTTCCTCGAGCCGCTGGCCCAGCTCGCCGCGCGCCGCGGGTGCGTGGTGCTCGGGCTGTGCCACTTCGGCAAGCGCGACGGCAGCGACACCGGCAAGTTGATCCTTGGGTCCATCGCGTGGTCTCAGGTGGCCCGGTCGGTGCTGTCGGTCGCCAAGGACGAGGAGTCCGGCAACCTGATCGTCACCAACACCAAGGCGAATTTGGCGCCGCGGGTGCGCTCGATGGAAGCAGTGATCGAATCCGCGACCATCCCCACCGAGGACGGCACGGCCGATGTCGGGGTGCTGCGGTGGCTTGGCGAATCCGAGCGTGACGCCCGGGAATTGCTCGCCGGAGACGAAGCCCCGGATGCCGAGGAGCGCACGGCTGCCGAAGCATGGCTGGAGGACTACCTCACTCAGCACGGCCAGACCGCTGCGAAGATCGTCAAGGCGGAGGCACGCAAGCAAGGACTGTCGGACGCCACGATCAAACGCGCCGCGAAATCGATCGGTGTCGCCTACGAAATCACGGGGTTCCCACGCACATCTGTGTGGCGACTCCAGTCGGCTCAGTCGGATCAGGGCACACATACACGTGAGCCGAATGAGCCCACTGAGCCAACTGGGCGCGACCAGCACAAACACAGTGAGCCCACTGAGCGGAAACTCCAGTCGGCTCACGCTCCCGTGAATGAGCCCACTGGTGAACCGACTGAGTCGGCACCGCCCGTCCGCACTCCGGGCCGCATGGTCGGGCAGTGGCTCGGATCGGGTGAACCCGTCGCCACGGTCACCCCGTTGACCCTCGCCCGCCACACCGAACACCAACACCGCACACGTGTCCGGAAACGCACACGCGGCGGCCGTCCGATCGAGAGTGGAGGGACCGGTGAACCCGCATGA
- a CDS encoding helix-turn-helix domain-containing protein yields MTVEPCVITSGGVVVLTGTAVHDVAHLIGEGIIRRRGTGRAIPARYLQLRDTLTAAAATMARHHDTDPATTPGEGETLDSLTSTAELAETLGCSLRTAQRRAERLGGQKIGGKWIVPKPATPAA; encoded by the coding sequence ATGACCGTCGAACCTTGCGTCATCACCTCCGGCGGTGTCGTCGTGCTGACTGGGACCGCGGTCCACGATGTTGCCCACCTCATCGGGGAAGGCATCATCCGCCGTCGCGGTACCGGTCGCGCGATCCCTGCCCGGTACCTCCAGCTCCGCGACACCCTCACCGCGGCCGCCGCGACGATGGCGCGTCACCACGACACCGACCCGGCGACAACCCCCGGCGAAGGCGAGACGCTGGACTCGCTCACTTCCACGGCTGAGCTCGCCGAGACGCTCGGTTGCAGCCTGCGCACCGCGCAGCGACGCGCCGAGCGGCTCGGCGGTCAAAAGATCGGAGGGAAATGGATAGTCCCGAAACCGGCGACTCCGGCGGCCTGA
- a CDS encoding helix-turn-helix transcriptional regulator — protein sequence MSDSVGQRIASERKIAGLSQRALASRAAYSLSMVKAVEQGREPASPGFISAVARALRITPEQLTGAPYDDGKPLSDAVNELSVLLTEGRYARAVDPGPLPQLEADLSAAQLLYRRDRTRQTIAALPGIIRRLHGAVRELSGDEQARAYTMLTAAYVLAEWSARRTGHLLLTLPALDLADTYAPLADDRNWGAFSVLARARVLTHYGESEVAGQLIDTAISTADETRPGLILGGYSHLAGAVNEARKLNHTAAVDHISAAREIAARTGETDLYMVDFGPLNTEIHSHAVELESGDPNRAAIEGAELAYSVGAPPTRIGHHWQDNARAWLMSGKPDKALVALNKARAAAPQQTRLHPGVRETVHGIAAAQRRQSEGLVGFASWLGTTL from the coding sequence ATGAGCGACAGCGTGGGGCAGCGGATCGCATCCGAACGCAAGATTGCCGGGCTGAGCCAACGGGCGCTGGCCTCCCGGGCCGCCTACAGCCTGAGCATGGTGAAGGCGGTGGAGCAAGGGCGGGAGCCTGCTTCTCCTGGCTTCATCTCGGCGGTAGCGCGTGCTCTACGGATCACCCCAGAGCAGTTGACCGGCGCCCCCTACGACGATGGAAAGCCGCTATCCGATGCGGTCAACGAACTGTCGGTGCTCTTGACCGAGGGTCGGTACGCCCGCGCGGTCGACCCCGGTCCGCTGCCACAGCTCGAGGCCGACCTCTCGGCCGCGCAACTGCTGTACCGCCGCGACCGGACACGGCAGACCATCGCGGCATTACCGGGCATCATCCGCCGATTGCACGGCGCCGTGCGCGAGCTGTCCGGCGACGAGCAGGCACGCGCCTACACGATGCTGACGGCCGCGTACGTGCTCGCGGAGTGGTCGGCCCGGCGAACCGGGCACCTTCTGCTCACGCTGCCCGCGCTGGACCTGGCCGACACCTATGCGCCGCTGGCCGATGATCGCAACTGGGGTGCGTTCTCCGTCCTGGCACGGGCACGAGTCCTCACTCACTATGGAGAATCGGAGGTCGCCGGCCAACTCATCGACACGGCGATTTCTACTGCCGACGAGACTCGGCCGGGGCTGATCCTGGGCGGGTACTCGCACCTTGCCGGGGCGGTGAACGAGGCACGGAAGCTGAACCACACGGCCGCGGTCGACCACATCAGCGCCGCGCGCGAGATTGCGGCCCGCACCGGCGAAACCGACCTGTACATGGTCGACTTCGGGCCACTGAACACCGAGATCCACTCTCACGCCGTCGAGCTCGAATCCGGCGACCCGAACCGGGCCGCGATTGAAGGCGCCGAACTGGCGTACTCGGTCGGAGCGCCGCCGACCCGGATAGGGCATCACTGGCAGGACAACGCCCGCGCGTGGTTGATGTCGGGCAAGCCGGACAAGGCCCTGGTTGCGTTGAACAAGGCCCGCGCTGCGGCGCCGCAGCAGACCCGCTTGCACCCGGGGGTACGGGAGACGGTTCACGGGATCGCGGCGGCGCAGCGGCGGCAGAGTGAGGGCCTGGTGGGGTTCGCGTCATGGCTCGGTACGACGCTGTGA
- a CDS encoding dCMP deaminase, which produces MNRAIALARLCPVAEGAFSVGAVIVADGAEIATGYSRESDPKQHAEEAALGKLDSEDPRLGRATLYSTLEPCSERATKDRLPCTDRILRARIPVVVIAWREPSTFVVNCVGVEKLRQAGVTVLELPELAEAAMSMNRHLDLS; this is translated from the coding sequence ATGAACCGGGCGATCGCGCTCGCGCGACTGTGCCCGGTGGCCGAGGGCGCGTTCTCGGTGGGTGCGGTGATCGTCGCCGACGGGGCGGAGATCGCGACCGGCTACTCCCGCGAGTCCGACCCGAAGCAACACGCCGAGGAGGCCGCGCTCGGCAAGCTCGATTCGGAGGATCCGCGGCTGGGGCGGGCCACGCTCTACAGCACGCTGGAACCCTGCTCGGAACGCGCGACGAAGGACCGGTTGCCGTGCACCGACCGGATACTGCGGGCACGCATCCCGGTCGTGGTGATCGCGTGGCGTGAGCCGTCCACGTTCGTCGTGAATTGCGTCGGTGTGGAGAAGCTGCGGCAGGCGGGCGTGACCGTGCTCGAGCTCCCCGAACTGGCCGAGGCGGCGATGTCCATGAACCGCCATCTCGACCTGTCCTGA
- a CDS encoding antibiotic biosynthesis monooxygenase, whose translation MTATATAVTVFHRPAHDADFRAWSARMTEIARCVDGFVNSSVSVTEHPLFEPGFSVTFRSEPSLHEYLDSTERSSVLSEGESLGFHCKSADLIIVEGESPPPGIGVFRHNVAPGKEAEFQATEARLVAASSKFPGFEGAALFPSDGGRWFSVLRFRTARQLSEWMRSDERAAALPELRSKLTEDFTVDAHTTPFGSTVRTVGGETRMTPTWKTAMLVLLVLYPTVMVLSRFFGPVLDRLGAQPWLALWLSQIVSVGLMSYFLSPAVATYFRRWLDPVDGAGRRISIAGAAVIIALYALTLLLFASVRWLQYWDYND comes from the coding sequence ATGACCGCCACCGCCACCGCCGTCACGGTCTTTCACCGACCGGCGCACGACGCGGATTTCCGGGCGTGGTCGGCCAGGATGACCGAAATCGCCCGATGTGTAGACGGATTCGTGAACTCCTCTGTGTCGGTTACCGAACACCCGCTGTTCGAGCCGGGATTCAGCGTAACCTTCCGATCCGAGCCGTCGCTGCACGAATACTTGGATTCGACCGAACGGTCGAGCGTCCTTTCCGAGGGCGAATCCCTCGGCTTCCACTGCAAGAGTGCGGATCTGATCATCGTCGAAGGCGAGTCACCGCCGCCCGGTATCGGCGTATTCCGGCACAACGTCGCGCCCGGCAAGGAAGCGGAATTCCAGGCGACCGAGGCGCGTCTCGTCGCCGCGAGTTCCAAGTTCCCGGGATTCGAAGGCGCCGCCTTGTTCCCGTCCGACGGAGGTCGGTGGTTTTCAGTGCTGCGCTTCCGCACGGCACGGCAGTTGTCGGAATGGATGCGCTCGGACGAACGCGCCGCCGCCTTGCCGGAATTGCGCTCGAAGCTGACCGAGGACTTCACCGTGGACGCGCACACCACGCCGTTCGGCTCTACGGTGCGAACGGTCGGCGGCGAGACCAGGATGACCCCGACGTGGAAGACCGCGATGCTGGTGTTGCTGGTGCTGTACCCGACGGTGATGGTGCTGTCGCGCTTCTTCGGGCCCGTGCTCGACCGGCTCGGTGCGCAACCGTGGCTGGCGTTGTGGCTGAGCCAGATCGTGAGCGTGGGCTTGATGAGCTATTTCCTGTCGCCTGCGGTCGCCACCTATTTCCGCCGGTGGCTCGATCCGGTCGACGGTGCGGGCCGCCGGATCAGCATCGCCGGGGCAGCGGTGATCATCGCGCTCTACGCGCTGACGCTGCTGCTGTTCGCGTCGGTGCGATGGTTGCAGTACTGGGACTACAACGACTGA
- a CDS encoding amidohydrolase family protein, whose product MVSQVHLGHIFHIAGSPAADDVPTALVDVPDGALIIDVHGRVAFCGSRSDIPAEYRVETVFDHRPGFLLPGFVDTHVHFPQTFAGDAYGGGQLLEWLESCIYPAESRYADPEFARSAAAEFCTRRIAAGTTAAMVFGSAFPQAQDALFTETRRCGLRMVGGRGIQTTGERSAAALTTTEDDAIRLTSEEIDKWHAADTGDMNTALLHVAIVPRFSLAVTRRTLENLGELYDSVRGRGVYFHSHLNENNRPGTGEVDATKQAYGVATYLDTYDGKFLPGSAAGGKSLLGRRSILAHCVHCQDVELRRMAETGTSVAHCPVSQQFLGSGTMPWKRTLASGVTVAAGTDYGGGDEWLIPQVLSAAFKVHISEPGEHGVSMHPAEMLFTGTLAGARALDMENRFGNFDVGKEADFVVVEPARVPALERMLAHGIRSEDPALARDQTLFALLMGIREPAIAEVYVQGRRIDVR is encoded by the coding sequence ATGGTGAGCCAAGTCCACTTGGGGCACATTTTTCACATCGCCGGCAGTCCTGCTGCCGACGATGTTCCGACCGCGCTGGTCGACGTGCCGGACGGGGCACTGATAATCGACGTTCACGGCCGGGTCGCATTTTGTGGATCACGCTCCGATATCCCGGCCGAGTATCGCGTCGAAACAGTGTTCGATCATCGGCCCGGATTCCTGCTTCCCGGGTTCGTCGACACCCATGTTCATTTCCCCCAGACCTTCGCGGGTGACGCTTACGGCGGTGGCCAACTGCTGGAGTGGCTGGAATCGTGCATCTATCCCGCGGAATCCCGGTACGCCGACCCGGAATTCGCACGGTCGGCGGCCGCCGAATTCTGTACACGGCGCATCGCCGCGGGCACCACGGCGGCGATGGTCTTCGGCTCGGCGTTTCCACAGGCGCAGGACGCGCTGTTCACCGAGACGCGCAGGTGTGGTCTACGGATGGTCGGCGGGCGCGGTATCCAAACGACGGGAGAGCGCTCGGCGGCAGCCCTGACCACCACCGAGGACGACGCCATCCGGCTGACGAGCGAGGAGATCGACAAATGGCACGCGGCCGACACCGGTGACATGAACACCGCGCTGTTGCACGTGGCGATCGTGCCACGCTTTTCTCTGGCGGTGACTCGCCGGACCTTGGAAAACCTCGGCGAATTGTACGATTCGGTGCGCGGACGCGGCGTCTATTTCCACAGTCACCTCAACGAGAACAACCGTCCGGGAACCGGCGAAGTCGACGCCACCAAGCAGGCGTACGGCGTGGCCACCTATCTCGACACCTATGACGGCAAGTTCCTGCCCGGTTCCGCGGCAGGGGGCAAAAGCCTGCTGGGCAGGCGCAGCATCCTCGCCCACTGCGTGCACTGCCAGGACGTCGAGCTGCGGCGGATGGCCGAAACCGGCACGTCGGTCGCGCACTGTCCGGTGTCCCAGCAGTTCCTCGGCTCGGGCACCATGCCGTGGAAGCGGACGCTCGCCTCGGGAGTCACGGTGGCCGCGGGCACCGATTACGGCGGCGGCGACGAATGGCTGATTCCCCAGGTGCTGTCGGCCGCGTTCAAAGTGCACATTTCCGAACCGGGCGAGCACGGCGTCTCGATGCACCCGGCGGAAATGCTGTTCACCGGCACGCTGGCGGGCGCGCGTGCCTTGGATATGGAAAATCGGTTCGGGAATTTCGACGTCGGTAAGGAAGCCGATTTCGTCGTTGTCGAACCGGCGCGCGTTCCGGCGCTGGAAAGAATGCTGGCGCACGGCATTCGTTCCGAAGACCCCGCACTGGCCCGGGATCAGACGCTGTTCGCGTTGCTGATGGGCATCCGCGAGCCCGCGATCGCCGAGGTCTACGTGCAGGGTAGACGCATCGACGTCCGATAG
- a CDS encoding DUF6191 domain-containing protein: protein MALLQWSIPGWVILLVLVAVYELTVNKRRRRRRAPVSGTFTDEFTALFYATKRMELDHRESVSMLRDEQEGDAPPLVAIDLDRRKVVLRRNVSG from the coding sequence GTGGCGCTGCTGCAGTGGTCGATTCCCGGGTGGGTGATCCTTCTCGTGCTAGTGGCGGTCTACGAGCTGACCGTGAACAAACGCCGCAGGCGCCGCCGCGCTCCGGTTTCCGGCACGTTCACCGACGAGTTCACCGCGCTGTTCTACGCGACCAAACGTATGGAACTGGATCACCGGGAATCGGTGTCCATGCTGCGCGACGAGCAGGAGGGGGACGCGCCCCCACTGGTCGCGATCGACCTCGACCGCCGCAAGGTTGTGCTGCGCAGGAACGTGAGCGGATAG
- a CDS encoding MMPL family transporter: MSVYLYRWGKFAFRRKWIVLPVWLVLFVLLGGLGAQLSKPMTNDFSLPNLPSERANEILDKHFPGASAAFKFDAVTGTYVIGALEGQKLTDPASRAALEAFIAKLGQLDIVDHSKPVVDPVEAAEQMGCLSAPDPAQCSGAPLNVLSKTAPETVAVINVPFTIKTFTDVTDEHRAAAYDVAADARNAGLTVEMSGSIAQKQEAPSGKSEMIGMAVALLVMIVAFGAIVAAFVPIVTAIVGLGAATSLIMVGTSVIEVPSFTTFLASMIGIALSIDYALFIVSRYKHELAVQDSPEEAAGSALGTAGSAVVFAGLTVIIALAGLSVVGVKFMTFMGLGGAIAAAFAVLTAITLMPALLGAFGRFLFKPKLPLIAQHDPEDDNSVTNGMRFGRLIGKAPWAALLLSIVVLGALAAPATGLNLGLPGEDSMPKTSTVRKAYELRTEGFGEGSNGILNVAVDLADVPADNRDAAVEALRTKLASYPGMDYVTAPQWSEDKQGALLDGVPKSGPNNQATKDLVQDAREAEGALRAEYGIQYGVTGTTAIYADIDHVLLSKIVPYLAIVAGAAFVLLILVFRSVLVPLTAALGFLLSMAATFGATVLVFQEGALGLIEDPHPLVSFLPIMLIGLVFGLAMDYQVFLVTRMREEFVHGKSPTDAVVAGYHHGARVVTAAAIIMISVFGSFLMETDVTAKSMGFALAVGVLLDAFVVRMVLIPSLLVIMGKWSWWMPKWLDRILPDIDVEGTKLRELQQRSAETAKQPVGVG; the protein is encoded by the coding sequence GTGTCCGTTTATCTGTATAGATGGGGAAAGTTCGCTTTCCGCAGGAAATGGATAGTCCTTCCCGTCTGGCTCGTCTTGTTCGTGCTCCTCGGTGGCCTCGGAGCACAGCTCAGCAAGCCGATGACGAACGACTTCAGCCTGCCGAACCTGCCCTCCGAACGCGCCAACGAGATCCTCGACAAGCACTTCCCCGGCGCCTCCGCCGCGTTCAAGTTCGACGCCGTCACCGGCACATACGTCATCGGCGCGCTCGAGGGGCAGAAGCTGACCGACCCGGCGAGCCGTGCGGCGCTGGAAGCGTTCATCGCCAAGCTGGGCCAGCTCGACATCGTCGATCACAGCAAGCCGGTGGTCGACCCGGTCGAAGCGGCCGAGCAGATGGGCTGCCTGTCCGCCCCTGATCCCGCGCAGTGCAGTGGCGCGCCGCTGAACGTGCTCAGCAAGACCGCGCCGGAGACGGTGGCGGTGATCAACGTGCCGTTCACGATCAAGACATTCACCGACGTGACCGACGAGCATCGCGCGGCGGCCTACGACGTGGCCGCCGACGCGCGCAACGCCGGGCTCACCGTGGAGATGAGCGGCTCTATCGCGCAGAAGCAGGAAGCCCCCAGCGGCAAGTCCGAGATGATCGGCATGGCTGTCGCACTGTTGGTGATGATCGTGGCGTTCGGCGCGATCGTCGCCGCTTTCGTGCCGATCGTCACCGCGATCGTCGGCCTCGGCGCGGCCACCTCGCTGATCATGGTCGGCACCTCGGTGATCGAGGTGCCCAGCTTCACCACGTTCCTCGCCTCGATGATCGGCATCGCGTTGTCCATCGACTACGCGCTGTTCATCGTCTCCAGGTACAAGCACGAACTGGCGGTGCAGGATTCGCCGGAAGAGGCCGCGGGCAGCGCCCTCGGCACGGCCGGTTCCGCTGTGGTGTTCGCCGGCCTGACGGTCATCATCGCGCTCGCGGGCCTGAGCGTGGTCGGCGTCAAATTCATGACGTTCATGGGTCTGGGTGGCGCGATCGCCGCCGCTTTCGCGGTGCTCACCGCGATCACGCTGATGCCCGCCCTGCTCGGCGCGTTCGGCCGCTTCCTGTTCAAGCCGAAGTTGCCGCTGATCGCCCAGCACGACCCCGAGGACGACAACTCGGTCACCAACGGCATGCGCTTCGGCAGGCTGATCGGCAAGGCGCCGTGGGCCGCGCTGCTGCTGAGCATCGTGGTGCTCGGCGCGCTCGCCGCCCCCGCCACCGGCCTGAACCTCGGCCTGCCCGGCGAGGACAGCATGCCGAAGACCTCGACCGTCCGCAAGGCCTACGAGCTGCGCACCGAGGGCTTCGGCGAAGGAAGTAACGGCATACTGAACGTGGCCGTCGATCTGGCCGACGTCCCCGCCGACAACCGCGATGCGGCGGTCGAGGCGCTGCGCACCAAGCTCGCGTCGTACCCGGGCATGGATTACGTGACCGCGCCGCAGTGGAGCGAGGACAAGCAGGGCGCGCTACTGGACGGTGTGCCGAAGTCGGGACCGAACAACCAGGCCACCAAGGACCTGGTGCAAGACGCCCGTGAAGCCGAAGGCGCGCTGCGGGCCGAGTACGGCATCCAGTACGGCGTCACCGGGACCACGGCGATCTACGCCGACATCGACCATGTGCTGCTCAGCAAGATCGTGCCGTACCTGGCGATCGTGGCGGGCGCCGCGTTCGTCCTGCTGATCCTGGTGTTCCGTTCGGTCCTGGTGCCGCTCACCGCGGCGCTCGGCTTCCTGCTGTCGATGGCCGCGACCTTCGGTGCGACCGTGCTCGTCTTCCAGGAAGGCGCGCTCGGCCTGATCGAGGATCCGCATCCGCTGGTGAGCTTCCTGCCGATCATGCTGATCGGTCTGGTGTTCGGTCTGGCGATGGACTACCAGGTATTCCTGGTGACCCGGATGCGCGAGGAGTTCGTGCACGGCAAGTCGCCGACGGACGCGGTGGTCGCCGGTTACCACCACGGCGCCCGCGTGGTGACTGCGGCGGCGATCATCATGATCTCGGTGTTCGGTTCGTTCCTGATGGAGACCGACGTGACGGCCAAGTCCATGGGCTTCGCCTTGGCGGTCGGCGTGCTGCTGGACGCGTTCGTCGTCCGGATGGTGCTGATCCCGTCGTTGCTGGTGATCATGGGCAAGTGGTCGTGGTGGATGCCGAAGTGGCTCGACCGCATCCTGCCCGACATCGACGTCGAGGGCACGAAGCTGCGTGAGTTGCAGCAGCGTTCGGCCGAGACGGCGAAGCAGCCGGTCGGCGTCGGCTGA
- a CDS encoding TetR/AcrR family transcriptional regulator — protein sequence MSVRDTPGAVAAGGGTKSAIREAAMKLFGAKGFEQTSLREVADAVGITKASLYYHYASKLDLLLAIIDPIVDHMRSVVDDLDQVPHDAESIRQVLRVYLRGLIHHRDAGALVVRDTVAIVNVMADRYPDLMDASRALREWLAGPDATDEAQLRACAALEVIGVALVSKELVPGADDSVVESSLLDAATCVLAGGGAA from the coding sequence ATGTCTGTGCGTGACACACCCGGCGCTGTCGCCGCAGGTGGAGGCACTAAAAGCGCGATTCGCGAGGCCGCGATGAAGCTGTTCGGCGCCAAAGGATTCGAGCAGACCAGCCTGCGCGAGGTCGCGGATGCGGTAGGAATCACAAAGGCGTCACTCTACTATCACTACGCGTCGAAGCTCGATCTGCTATTGGCGATCATCGATCCGATCGTCGATCACATGCGTTCGGTAGTCGACGATCTCGACCAGGTGCCGCACGACGCCGAGAGCATTCGCCAGGTCCTGCGGGTCTACTTGCGCGGCCTCATCCATCACCGTGACGCCGGTGCGCTCGTCGTGCGCGACACCGTCGCGATCGTCAACGTCATGGCGGATCGCTATCCGGATCTGATGGACGCCAGCCGGGCGCTGCGCGAGTGGCTGGCCGGACCGGACGCCACCGACGAGGCGCAGTTGCGCGCCTGCGCGGCGCTCGAGGTGATCGGGGTGGCGCTGGTGTCCAAGGAACTCGTGCCTGGTGCGGACGATTCGGTGGTGGAATCCTCACTGCTGGATGCCGCGACCTGCGTGCTGGCAGGTGGCGGCGCCGCGTAG
- a CDS encoding Rrf2 family transcriptional regulator — MHITAKVDYAVRTLLEIASAPRLDQSALGLGAPLVQVAPVVKAEAIATAQRIPPKVLESVLGELRRAELVISRRGPDGGYWLARPAAEISIADVIRAIEGPLASVRGARPEDVHYSGAAEPLQRVWIALRVNIRAVLENVTIADIASNRLPGFVEALTGDPGAWARR, encoded by the coding sequence GTGCACATCACCGCGAAGGTCGATTACGCGGTGCGAACGCTGCTCGAAATCGCAAGTGCGCCGCGGCTCGACCAGTCCGCGCTCGGGCTCGGCGCACCGCTCGTACAGGTCGCACCGGTGGTGAAGGCCGAAGCGATCGCGACCGCCCAGCGAATTCCACCCAAAGTGCTCGAGTCCGTGCTCGGCGAATTGCGCCGAGCCGAACTGGTGATCAGCAGACGCGGTCCGGACGGCGGCTATTGGCTGGCCAGGCCCGCCGCCGAGATCTCCATCGCCGACGTGATCCGCGCGATCGAGGGCCCGCTGGCCTCGGTGCGCGGTGCGCGACCGGAGGACGTCCACTATTCCGGCGCGGCCGAGCCGTTGCAGCGGGTGTGGATCGCGCTGCGGGTCAACATCCGGGCGGTGCTGGAGAACGTCACCATCGCCGACATCGCGAGCAACCGGCTGCCCGGATTCGTCGAAGCGCTCACCGGAGATCCCGGCGCCTGGGCGCGCCGCTGA